The genomic segment ccttgtggatttgttcacgtgCATATCATGTTTGAAGATGACGAAGCTAATGAGACCTGTAAAAACCCCAGAGGAGAACTGCAGTGATTTGCAGGAAGACCTTCAGAAGTTGGCAATCAAATGGACGTTAGAGTTCAACCCCAATATCTACAAGGTCATGAAGATAGGAAGAGAGATTGGCAACTAGAAGTATCTACACctgaaggaaagggaactatatACACAAATCGCATAGAGAAACAAATTAGAAGTAGATATAATTCCGATGCTAACACAGCGACACATTTAAACAAGATAACATCATCAGCACATGAGAAGCTGGGAAAGAGTAGAACATTTAAAAACCTAAATAAGGGAGAAATATATTACAACTTGTACGAGGTCAACGCTAAACAACAAAGCACCAATAAGGAATCAGCAACTTATGAAGAGCAAAACTAAACTTGAAATAGCGAGAGGTGTGTGCAACAAGATTATGAGTACAATGAGTACATACTGAAGAAGCCTGAACTATAAGTACGGTGCAGGAACTCAATCTCGCAACTCTGGGAAGGACAGAAGCAGAGGTGAAATGATTACGACATTAAAAATACTAAAGGTACACGACAAGATGGACAAGGACCGCTGAAGAAATGACAAACTCTTGTAAACTTACATGTGTGTTCTACACGTGGAATACACTGAAAGAGGaggtcgtggaagccacctccacccacaactaGGGCCACATATGACAAAGGACTAACATCATTTGGAAAAAAAATGTACCTTGTACAAGAATACATATTtgtgggggggaagagagaggtggACCACACTCCCACATAGTGAgaccacacactcccacatagtgagaccacacactcccacatacaccacactcccacatacTGTTAATTAATCACTGTAAGGAAGTACATAGCATGTGTATAGCGTAATGGTATAGCATAGATGTATAGCTTCAGCTTACAAACTAATAACTCCAAAGGAAACTCCCCTAgcgggagaaactatagaaagtaGAGCAGAGGCTtggtcacctctctctctctcctcactaccGCTACTCTTGCACTCTCCTCCTTGTCTAAACACTCGCCAGGAGAGACGAGTCTTTTGTGCTGTGTCAGTAGAGGTGCGCACGCGCTGTGTCAGCAGAGGTGCGCACGCGCTGTGTCAGCAGAGGTGCGCACGCGCTGTGTCAGCAGAGGTTGCACAGGCACCGAATCAGCAGATAATGCACAGGCATCAAGTCAGCAGAGAATGCACAGGCGCCGAGTCAGCAGAGGGGCCGCAGGCGCAGAGTCAGCAGAGGGGCCGCAGGCGCAGAGTCAGCAGATGAGCCACAGGCGCCGAGTCAGCAGAGGAGCCACAGGCGCCGAGTCAGCAGAGGAGCCACAGGCGCCGAGTCAGCAGAGGGGCCACAGGCGCCGAGTCAGCAGAGGGGCCGCAGGCGCCGAGTCAGCAGAGGAGCCGCAGGCGCCGAGTCAGCAGAGGGGCCACAGGCGCAGAGTCAGCAGAGGAGCCGCAGGCGCCGAGTCAGCAGAGGAGCCACAGGCGCCGAGTCAGCAGAGGGGCCACAGGCGCCGAGTCAGCAGAGGGGCCGCAGGCGCCGAGTCAGCAGAGGAGCCGCAGGCGCCGAGTCAGCAGAGGGGCCACAGGCGCAGAGTCAGCAGAGGAGCCGCAGGCGCCGAGTCAGCAGAGGGGCCACAGGCGCAGAGTCAGCAGAGAATCAGCCAGACCGCACTTGAGTCCTGAGCAGAATTATGACCTTTAAATACTCGCGTTACATGTAATACTTTATTCAGCTTCAGCTGGAAGACGAGTTTATTATTTTTGACGAAAGATCACTGCTGAGAGGCGTTCAGTGACCCCTGATACTGCTGTGACAGTGACGGCAGACACTGCTGCAGACTCCTGGACGCCATCTTCCAGCAGATGCCTGGACGCCATCTTCCAGCAGACTCCTGGACGCCATCTTCCAGCAGATTCCTGGACGCCATCTTCCAGCAGACGCTGGGACGCCATCTTCCAGCAGACTCCTGGACGCCATCTTCCAGCAGATTCCTGGACGCCATCTTCCAGCAGACGCTGGGACGCCATCTTCCAGCAGACTCCTGGACGCCATCTTCCAGCAGATTCCTGGACGCCATCTTCCAGCAGACATGCCAGGACGCCACCTTCCAGCAGACGCCTGGACGCCATCTTCCAGCAGACATGCCAGGACGCCACCTTCCAGCAGACGCCTGGACGCCATCTTCCAGCAGACATGCCAGGACGCCATCTTCCAGCAGACGCCTGGACGCCATCTTCCAGCAGACACGCCTGGACGCCATCTTCCAGCAAACACCTGGACGCCATCTTCCAGCAGACACGCCTGGACGCCATCTTCCAGCAGACGTCTGCAACAATTTACTAAGACGTAATGCAACAGCAGAGTTCAACTCATCCCATCAAGAAGTGTGAACATTCAAGATAATATTCAAGGAATTCTCAATTgaaaattccgggttcgaatcccgggcgggacagaaatggttgggcacatttcctttcacctaatgcatctgttcacccagcagttagGAGGTATTCaggagttagcttgttgtggtgttgcatccttagagagggtcagtaattcagccttgtggggggggggggaatggggagggaccttgataaaagccaaaacgtgtatgaacacaccctggcttcctgtcccctgacacaatgaattataataTCAGATTTAATTATAattagcctgacagctgagtggacagcgctcgggattcgtagtcctgaggttccgggttcgatccctcggtggaggcggaaacaaatgggcagagtttctttcaccttgatgcatatgtttacctagcagtaaataggtacctgggagttagacagctgctacggactgcttcctgggggtggaggcctggtcgaggaccgggccgcggggacgctaagccccgaaatcatctcaagataacctcaagaagaaacaTATTCTTTTCATGACTTTCTACatattcatcataccttgcaaaaTTAATGCAATCAAATTTACACcaaacaaaagttattctaaaaTAAGGAATTTAATTTATTGCTTATTCTTGTCGCTTATAAGCTTATTTATAAGCTTAAGCTTATACTTAACTGCTTCAACTATATTGGTTCAGTGCACAAGAGTACTGTAGCGGAGGAGAGAGATTCCTGTAGTGAAGGAGAGAGAGTCCTGTAGCGAAGGGGAGAGATTCCTGTAGCGAAGGGGAGAGATTCCTGTAGCGAAGAGAGATTCCTGTAGTGAAGGAGAGAGATTCCTGTAGTGAAGGAGAGAGATTCCTGTAGCGAAGGAGAGAGATTCCTGTAGCGAAGAGATATTCCTGTAGTGAAGAGAGATTCCTGTAGCGAAGAGAGATTCCTGTAGTGAAGGAGAGATTCCTGTAGTGAAGGAGAGAGATTCCTGTAGCGAAGGAGAGAGATTCCTGTAGCGAAGAGATATTCCTGTAGCGAAGAGAGATTCCTGTAGCGAAGAGAGATTCCTGTAGCGAAGAGAGATTCCTGTAGCGAAGAGAGATTCCTGTAGCGAAGAGAGATTCCTGTAGCGAAGAGATATTCCTGTAGCGGAGGAGAGAGATTACTGTAGTGAAGGAGAGAGATTCCTGTAGCGAAGAGAGATTCCTGTAGTGAAGGAGAGAGATTCCTGTAGCGAAGAGAGATTCCTGTAGTGAAGGAGAGAGATTCCTGTAGCGAAGAGAGATTCCTGTAGTGAAGAAGAGAGATTCCTGTAGCGAAGAGAGATTCCTGTAGTGAAGGAGAGAGATTCCTGTAGCGAAGAGAGATTCCTGTAGTGAAGGAGAGAGATTCCTGTAGCGAAGAGAGATTCCTGTAGTGAAGGAGAGAGATTCCTGTAGCGAAGTGAGATTCCTGTAGTGAAGGAGAGAGATTCCTGTAGCGAAGAGAGATTCCTGTAGTGAAGGAGAGAGATTCCTGTAGCGAAGAGAGATTCCTGTAGTGAAGGAGAGAGATTCCTGTAGCGAAGAGAGATTCCTGTAGTGAAGGAGAGAGATTCCTGTAGCGAAGGAGAGAGAGATTCCTGTAGTGAAGGAGAGAGATTCCTgtagtgaaggagagagagattcCTGTAGCGAAGGAGAGAGAGATTCCTGTAGTGAAGGAGAGAGATTCCTGTAGCGAAGAGATATTCCTGTAGCGAAGGAGAGAGATTACTGTAGCGAAGAGAGATTCCTGTAGCGAAGAGATATTCCTGTAGCAAAGAGAGATTCCTATAGCGAAGAGAGATTCCTGTAGCGAAGAGAGATTCCTGTAGCGAAGAGAGATTCCAGTAGCGAAGGAGAGAGATTCCTGTAGCGAAGAGAGATTCCTGTAGCGAAGAGATATTCCTGTAGCGAAGGAGAGAGATTCCTGTTGCGAAGGAGAGAGATTCCTGTAGCGAAGGCGAGTCTGTAGTAgaggagaacacacacacatcagtcccACAGGCCAAGGCAAAATCCGGATTTTCTGCAGACATCCGTCACCGCTCACGAACGACTCGTCGTCAACAGCCACTGACTGGGTCAGCCGGTgacttatcctctgcatcacaaacGCTGAGACAACTACGCACAATCGAGCATTCCGGATTCATTTACTCTCGATTATGCCAAGCCTGGCCCTCCAGCttggcagaaatggttgggcacgtttcctttcacctaatgtacctgttcacctagcagcaacgtttacaagcatgaaaacttcccaaacaactgttgttattgttataaacagcctcctggtgcttcggagctcattaactgtttagtaattgtaaacaaagccgccatagattgaagaaagatgtacaggttcgtaagtgcttgcgtaactgcttcgtgaatctaggtccaggccgACAGTCACTTTTTCACTAGACGAAACTCCTTTCCCCTCCAAATTCACGTGTCCTAACAAGCTAGTTGATCCCGTGGGGGAACAACTGTGGCCCTAATAGCCTCCCCCCGGGGTCAAGGGTCGTGGGTGGTGCAACAGGGGTCACCCTCTCGACCTGGTTTGAAGTTGCTGATATCACTCACTATTAAGTTACGGCGCCGTCACGggaacaaacagacagacagacggatccGAACGCCCTGTCTACAGGGCTCCCGGAGCACACACGACGCAGGCATACATTACCTGTTTTGTTTTTATTCTTTATTGTGTATTCggaacacacaaaaaaataaatgaaGAGTTAAAGGGGTACtgaaatgtgtgtgtatgtgtgtgtgtgtgtgtgtgtgtgtgtgtgtgtgtgtgtgtgtgtgtgtgtgtgtgtgtgtgtgcgtgtgtgtgtgtgtgtgtgtgtgtgtgtgtgtgtgtgtgtgtgagtgagtgagagagagagaaagagagaaagagagaaagagagaaagaaagagaaagaaagagagaaagaaagagagaaagagaaagaaagagagaaagagagaaagagaaagagagagaaggagaaaaagagaaagagagaaagagagagagaaagagagaaagagaaagagagagagagagagagagagagagagagagagagagagagagagagagagagagagagagagagagaagggagagacagACCCCACCAACGAAACCAGAGACCCCACCACTTtaagtaaataattatatatatatatatatatatatatatatatatatatatatatatatatatatatatatatatatatatatttgtgatgaTTATATGTTTATTATATGTGACGGTTATAACCATCTATAGGAAAGAATGTCTATCCAAAGAGGTCAGACGCCTGAGGCTAGTCTCACCCAATTTCGAAGGGTTAATGGTCGGGTgaatgggacggacataggctgcttGTATAGTCTGTTCGAGGCTGGAGGCCATACTGGCAATAGGGGAGGAGAATAGGGGGAAAAAATGAGGAGATAGTAGAgaatagggaggtaaatgaagggtTGGGGGAGAGAAAGTCCCGGCCACCGCCGGATACCCATTCTAGTATACAGGAATTAATGGGTATTTGGGGTGGAGGCGGAGAGGCTCCAATGGGCGCTCTCTCTGGCACCCAAAAAGGAGCGAGACATTGCAAAAATTGCAATCATAATTAAAGTCCATTATATTGCAGTTAGAAAGTCTATTGTGGCCGCTCTGAATGATGCCTCTAAACCATCAAAATATCTTTTTTGAAAGATCAAgtctattttttattttttttgacgCTAAGCTTACTGAAATACATTAAATAATGATGTGAAGCTGAGACAGGTTGTACCAGCCTGTTGTGGCTGGGTGACAAGTTGTACCAGCCTGGTAGGGCTGGGTGACAAGTTGTACCAGCCTGTTGTGGCTGGGTGACAAGTTGTACCAGCCTGGTGGGGTTGGGTGACAGGTTGTATCAGCCTGGCATGACTGGGTGACAAGTTGTACCAGCCTGTTGTGGCtgggtgacaggttgtaccagccTGTTGTGGCTGGGTGACAAGTTGTACCAGCCTGGTGGGGCTGGGTGACAAGTTGTACCAGCCTGTTGTGGCTGGGTGACAAGTTGTACCAGCCTGTTGTGGCTGGGTGACAAGTTGTACCAGCCTGGTGGGGTTGGGTGACAGGTTGTATCAGCCTGGCATGACTGGGTGACAAGTTGTACCAGCCTGTTGTGGCtgggtgacaggttgtaccagccTGTTGTGGCTGGGTGACAAGTTGTACCAGCCTGGTGGGGTtgggtgacaggttgtaccagccTGGTGTGGCTGGGTGACTGGTTGTACCAGCCTGGTGTGGCTGGGTGACTGGTTGTACCAGCCTGTTGTGGCtgggtgacaggttgtaccagccTGTTGTGGCTGGGTGACTGGTTGTACCAGCCTGTTGTGGCtgggtgacaggttgtaccagccTGGTGTGGCTGGGTGACTGGTTGTACCAGCCTGGTGTGGCTGGGTGACTGGTTGTACCAGCCTGGTGTGGCTGGGTGACTGGTTGTACCAGCCTGTTGTGGCtgggtgacaggttgtaccagccTGTTGTGGCTGGGTGACTGGTTGTACCAGCCTGTTGTGGCtgggtgacaggttgtaccagccTGGCGTGTCTGGGTGACAAATTGTACCAGGCATCGGGTCGGCCGCTGTCGGCACCAGGCGTCGGTTCGACGCCATTAGTAACACTTTTAaattgaaaaacaaaacaaaaaacatacatttaCATACGTACATATACCCCCAGCGTGGCCAGGTACATTCCTTCAGGCGATAAAGCAAGAATCGACGAAAGTTACTTAATATTTCTAGATAATGAAAGTATCCAGCTTGCACACCTTCGACACGTCCGGGAGCAGGGGAGGGGCGTCTTCGGAGCAGGGGGCAGGGGAGGGGACTTACGGAAcaagggggaggtggtggggggattTACAGaacaagggggagggggtgaggggacttacggaacaagggggagggggtggggggatttACGGAAcatgggggggggatgaggggacTTACGGaacagggggggaggggtggggggacttACGGAACAGGGGGGGAGAGGGTAGGGGGACTTACGGaacaagggggagggggtgaggggacttacggaacagggggagggggtggggggggggcttacggagcaggggggagggtagggggacatACGGaacagggggggaggggtgggggacttACGGAACAGGGGGGGAGAGGGTATGGGGACTTACGGAacaggggggagggtagggggacttACGGAACAAGGGGGGAGAGGGTAGGGGGACTTACggaacaggggggagggggtggggggcttACGGAACAGGGGGAAGGTGGTAGGGGCTTACGGAACAGGAATTGGGAACTAGTACACAAGTGAACTAGTACACAAGATTGTGAGTGGCTTAATGGGGTTAGGTTGAGTAACTCTGGCTTAGGTtgactaaggttaggttagggttgactAACATTAGGTCAACCAGTAAGGTTAATTCGGATGTATAATCCGCTGGTAAACCGTCTTGGCAACAACGTGAATAATGTCCCGATAACTGCGTGTTCACCGGTTGGAAATCATCGTGAAGAAACCACAACTGGAACAAAGTCCAAAAAGTAGTGAACTTCATTTCATTCAACTTCAAAAACTTCATTTTTCAAGAGAGTCGATCCGGGTTCAATATCCCAAAGATCTACACGCTACCATTTTTCCACGGAATGAAGATTTTCAGTAAATTGATTTTTTTTCCATTTCCAATTATGTCATAAAACATTTGAGTGATGCGCAGATATGTAGATTCATTAGCACACTGGTACTTGCGGTATCGCGGCCAGCTTGCGGCGGAGGTAATTCTTTGCTCGAGGGCCGCATGTGCTGGCCACCGGTGTGTTGATGTGAGAATTAAGCGTTCATTTTGTACTCTCAGACTTGACAGAATCTTTACGGGGCAGTCTTCCGAGTCAGGCTTCTGGAGCTGCCTTTCAAAAGTAAGCCTTCTGGAGCTGCCTTTCAAGTAAGCCTTCTGGAGCTGCCTTTCAAGTAAGCCTTCTGGAGCTGCCTTTCAAGTAAGCCTTCTGGAGCTGCCTTCAGAGTAAGCCTTCTGGAGCTGGCTTCTGGAGCTGCCTTTCAAATAAGCCTTCTGGAGCTGCCTTTCAAATAAGCCTTCTGGAGCTGCCTTTCAAATAAGCCTTCTGGAGCTGCCTTTCAAATAAGCCTTCTGGAGCTGCCTTTCAAAAGTAAGCCTTCTGGAGCTGCCTTTCAAATAAGCCTTCTGGAGCTGCCTTTCAAAAGTAAGCCTTCTGGAGCTGCCTTCAGAGTAAGCCTTCTGGAGCTACCTTCCGAGTAAGCCTTCTAGAGCTGCCTTTCAAGTAAGCCTTCTGGAGCTGCCTTCCAAGTAAGCCTTCTAGAGCTGCCTTCCGAGTAAGCCTTCTAGACCTGCCTTTCCAGTAAGCcttcaagacccccccccccccgcgaccCACCCCTCCACAACTCCTTGAGCACAAGCCAAGGAATTACATTAACAAATTACTGAGATTCAGCTTCGGGGCCTCGTTACTTGTCCACGAGTAACCACGTGTATAATCGCCTTCAGTATATTTTATTTCAACCTTGAACAAGTACCTCAGGTGCTTCAGGATTAGCCTCCTTGGTGGTTGGGTGAGATAATTTAATGCCTAAGAGTGTATGTTGAGTTTGGTATTGGGTTTAGGGTatcttatcaacctctggagggttattacgcCCCCCACAAGAGCTTACTAAGAGCAAAACGTATTTTAGTTCTAAAAAAGAGTTCAGCATTAAACgcttagcatatatatatataaatatccatAATAGGGTATAACTCCTTGTATATATCGAGGGAAGTATTATGAATGTCCAGAGACAATGCAAGTGTCTGGGTTCAGAAGTTTGGGAAGGGGGTTCAGAAGCTTGGGAAGGGGGATCAGAAGCTTGGGAAGAGGGGTTCAGAAGCTTGGGAATTGGGTTCAGAAGCTCGGGAATTGGGTTCAGAAGCTTGGGAAGGGGGATTCAGAAGCTTGGGAATTGGGTTCAGAAGCTTGGGAAGGGGGGTTCAGAAGCTTGGGAATTGGGTTCAGAAGCTTGGGAAGGGGGGGGTTCAGATCTTAGGAAGGGGGGTTCAGATCTTGGGTGGGGGGTTTCAGGGAGGGGGATCAGAAGCTTCAGTAATAAGAACTTTCATATCATCCTTCAGCTTAATATTACCCTAGATCA from the Procambarus clarkii isolate CNS0578487 chromosome 69, FALCON_Pclarkii_2.0, whole genome shotgun sequence genome contains:
- the LOC138355887 gene encoding semenogelin-2-like gives rise to the protein MTKLMRPVKTPEENCSDLQEDLQKLAIKWTLEFNPNIYKRCARAVSAEVRTRCVSRGCTGTESADNAQASSQQRMHRRRVSRGAAGAESAEGPQAQSQQMSHRRRVSRGATGAESAEEPQAPSQQRGHRRRVSRGAAGAESAEEPQAPSQQRGHRRRVSRGAAGAESAEEPQAPSQQRGHRRRVSRGAAGAESAEEPQAPSQQRGHRRRVSRGAAGAESAEGPQAQSQQRISQTALES